One stretch of Meleagris gallopavo isolate NT-WF06-2002-E0010 breed Aviagen turkey brand Nicholas breeding stock chromosome 14, Turkey_5.1, whole genome shotgun sequence DNA includes these proteins:
- the LOC100548252 gene encoding acylamino-acid-releasing enzyme — MVEVLAVRLRPRAGPAKICLRSGGQEGAEVADHEAAQLSAPIEASPGLPFPPPLVLPQVLPSAEEAAALYRELSQNPGISTACLGPDVTTQYGGKYCSLYTEWSQRDLVQAKSIKFCRQYLLFHDGASIVYAGPGGACCEISNELLSCESPSGALKAVLLKVAGKEKEKEKEKQFLEVWYQNLKVKSIDLTALDKHGSVYDDDQFGCLAWSHSETHLLYVAEKKRPKAESFFQTKAPELDGSADEELECPKKTDAPIKGEQFVYYEDWGETLSTRSVPVLCVLDIEGSSISVLEGVPKHVSPGQAFWSPDDTGVVFVGWWHEPFRLGLRHCTNRRSALFYVDLTGGKCELLSEDTGALWSPRLSPDCCHIAYLENRVLGPHQQCSRLRMYNWRTKQTCTVLEAVPRQVWGAFPGIYCTTLPRLCWAADSRRLVLDTSQRSQQDVFVVDTQTGSTTSLTADAPQGSWSVLTIDRDLLVAQFSTPSCPATLQVAVLPGVGQEAQIKWICLQNAPPVPGINWGIRTLKPPPDQENPQYEGLDFDAILLRPSEGPTVQKPPLVVMPHGGPHTVFSAGWMLYPATLCRLGFAVLLVNYRGSLGFGQDSVNSLPGNVGTQDVRDVQLCVEQVLQEEQLDASRVALVGGSHGGFLACHLIGQFPDTYRACVVRNPVVNIASMLTITDIPDWCLTEMGVPYVPNNLPDPAHLTVMLQKSPISYINQVRTPVLLMLGEDDKRVPPAQGLEYYRALKARGVPTRLLWYPKNNHALAGVEAEADGFMNIVLWLLQHLQG, encoded by the exons ATGGTGGAAGTGCTGGCGGTCAGGCTGCGGCCCAGGGCCGGCCCAGCAAAGATTTGCCTGCGGTCCGGGGGCCAGGAAGGTGCCGAGGTCGCGGACCACGAAGCCGCAC AGCTAAGTGCCCCCATAGAAGCCTCTCCCGGCCTgccctttcccccccccctcgTGCTCCCGCAGGTGCTGCCCAGCGCTGAGGAGGCTGCAGCGCTGTACCGGGAGCTGAGCCAGAACCCTGGGATCAGCACCGCCTGCCTGGGCCCCGACGTCACCACGCAGTACGGGGGCAAGTACTGCAGCCTGTACACCG AGTGGTCGCAGCGGGACCTGGTGCAGGCCAAGAGCATCAAGTTCTGCCGGCAGTACCTGCTCTTCCACGACGGGGCCTCCATCGTCTATGCAGGGCCTGGCGGTGCCTGCTGTGAGATCAGTAATGA GCTGCTGAGCTGCGAGTCCCCCAGTGGAGCATTGAAGGCTGTCCTGCTCAAGGTTGCCggcaaggagaaggaaaaggagaaagagaagcagtTCCTGGAG gtgtGGTATCAGAACCTCAAGGTGAAAAGCATCGACCTGACGGCGCTGGACAAGCATGGCAGCGTCTATGATGACG ACCAGTTTGGCTGCCTGGCCTGGTCGCACTCAGAGACCCACCTGCTGTATGTGGCGGAGAAGAAGCGTCCCAAGGCTGAGTCCTTCTTCCAGACCAAAGCACCCGAGCTGGATGGCTCTGCTGATGAGGAGCTGGAGTGCCCCAAGAAGACAGATGCACCCATCAAG GGCGAGCAGTTCGTGTACTATGAGGACTGGGGGGAGACACTGAGCACCCGCAGCGTCCCTGTGCTCTGCGTGCTGGACATCGAGGGCAGCAGCATCTCAGTGCTGGAGGGTGTCCCCAAACACGTGTCCCCTGGACAG GCCTTCTGGTCCCCAGATGACACTGGTGTGGTGTTTGTGGGCTGGTGGCACGAGCCCTTCCGCTTGGGGCTGCGGCACTGCACCAACCGCCG CTCAGCGCTCTTCTACGTGGACCTGACCGGTGGGAAATGCG agctgctctctgagGACACTGGGGCCTTGTGGTCCCCGCGACTCAGCCCTGACTGCTGCCACATTGCCTACCTGGAAAACAGGGTGCTGGGCCCCCACCAGCAGTGCAGCCGCCTCCGCATG TACAACTGGCGTACCAAGCAGACCTGCACTGTGCTGGAGGCTGTGCCACGGCAAGTATGGG GTGCCTTCCCTGGGATCTACTGCACCACTCTGCcaaggctgtgctgggcagccGACAGCCGTCGGCTCGTGCTGGACACATCCCAGCGCAGCCAGCAG GATGTGTTTGTGGTGGACACGCAGACAGGCAGCACAACCTCACTGACAGCTG ATGCACCCCAAGGGAGCTGGTCTGTCCTCACCATTGACCGGGATCTCTTGGTGGCCCAGTTCTCCACCCCAAGCTGCCCCGCAACATTG CAAGTGGCTGTCCTGCCTGGTGTGGGCCAGGAGGCTCAGATAAAGTGGATATGCCTGCAAAATGCACCCCCAGTGCCTGGCATCAATTGGGGCATCCGCACCCTGAAACCCCCCCCGGATCAGGAAAACCCCCAGTATG AGGGGCTGGACTTTGATGCCATCCTGCTGCGCCCAAGTGAGGGTCCCACTGTCCAGAAGCCCCCTCTGGTTGTGATGCCCCACG GGGGACCCCACACTGTTTTCTCTGCTGGGTGGATGCTGTACCCAGCCACGCTGTGCCGCCTGGGCTTTGCTGTGCTTCTGG tgaaTTATCGTGGCTCGCTGGGCTTTGGCCAGGACAGCGTGAACTCCCTGCCAGGCAATGTGGGCACGCAGGATGTGCGGGATGTGCAG ctctgtgtggagcaagtgctgcaggaggagcagctggaTGCCAGCCGAGTGGCCCTGGTGGGTGGCTCACACGGGGGCTTCCTGGCATGCCACCTCATCGGGCAGTTCCCCGATACCTACCGTGCCTGCGTGGTCCGCAACCCCGTGGTGAACATTGCCTCCATGCTCACCATCACTGACATTCCTGACTG GTGCCTGACGGAGATGGGAGTACCCTACGTGCCCAATAACCTCCCAGACCCGGCCCACTTGACAGTGATGCTGCAGAAGTCACCCATATCCTACATCAATCAG GTCCGCACGCCCGTACTGCTGATGCTGGGGGAGGACGACAAGCGCGTTCCCCCCGCGCAGGGGCTGGAGTATTACCGCGCCCTGAAGGCCCGCGGCGTGCCCACACG GTTGCTCTGGTACCCCAAGAACAACCACGCGCTGGCCGGCGTCGAGGCCGAAGCCGACGGCTTCATGAACATTGTGCTGTGGCTGCTCCAGCACCTGCAGGGCTGA
- the MST1 gene encoding LOW QUALITY PROTEIN: hepatocyte growth factor-like protein (The sequence of the model RefSeq protein was modified relative to this genomic sequence to represent the inferred CDS: deleted 2 bases in 2 codons): protein MPAPLGLLLSLAVVLGAGHRSPLNDFQRLRGTELRAAPDEPPLAALNCTAQQCAQNCANRPACRAFHHERQSHLCQLLSRTQRSAGTRLQKNIHYDLYQKKDFLRECIVANGTGYRGMQDTTEHGLRCQHWQATTPHDHRFLPSPRNGLEENYCRNPDRDKRGPWCYTIDPSVRHQSCGIKKCEDAICMTCNGEDYRGFVDHTESGTECQRWDLQHPHKHPYHPDKYPEKGLDDNYCRNPDSSERPWCYTTDPALEREFCRIRVCKKRPRPINVTTGCYRGKGEGYRGRVNVTMSGIPCQRWDAQTPHRHHFVPSKYPCKDLQENYCRNPDGSEAPWCFTTRPGMRVAFCFHIRRCDDELDAKECYHGHGEQYHGHVSKTRKGITCQKWDATTPHVPQMSPTTHPEAHLEENYCRNPDNDSHGPWCYTMDPRTPFDYCAIKPCSGSTVPSVLESADAVKFEECGQRDERLQQKQRVVGGMPGNSPWTVSIRNRAGLHFCGGSLVKEQWVISTRQCFSSCDADLSGYEVHLGTLFKDPSPTDPDLQAIPIVRIICGPSESHLVLLKLARPAVLNKRVALICLPPERYVVPAGTTCEIAGFGETRGTTDGHVLNVAKLPVMAHAECQAKLRGRLKESELCTAPLHAGVGACEGDYGGPLACLTADCWVLEGVITPSRVCARTDQPALFIRVSLYVDWIHKVMRMV from the exons ATGCCGGCCCCGCTGggcctgctgctctccctggcTGTGGTCCTGGGTGCAG GCCACCGCTCACCCCTCAACGACTTCCAGCGCCTGCGTGGCACGGAGCTGCGGGCAGCGCCCGACGAGCCCCCACTGGCTGCACTGAactgcacagcccagcagtgcgCCCAAAACTGTGCCAACAGGCCGGCCTGCCG GGCCTTCCACCACGAGCGGCAGAGCCATCTGTGCCAGCTGCTGTCCCGGACCCAGCGCTCAGCCGGCACCCGGCTGCAGAAGAACATCCACTACGATCTGTACCAGAAGAAAG ACTTCCTGCGGGAGTGCATCGTGGCCAATGGCACCGGTTATCGTGGCATGCAGGACACGACGGAGCATGGCCTGCGCTGCCAGCACTGGCAGGCCACCACGCCCCATGACCACAG GTTCCTGCCATCGCCCCGCAATGGGCTGGAGGAGAATTACTGCCGCAACCCTGATCGTGACAAGCGGGGCCCGTGGTGCTACACCATCGACCCCAGTGTCCGACACCAGAGCTGCGGCATCAAAAAGTGTGAGGatg CCATCTGCATGACCTGCAACGGGGAGGATTACCGGGGCTTTGTGGACCACACCGAGTCAGGGACCGAGTGCCAGCGCTGGGACCTGCAGCACCCACACAAGCATCCCTATCACCCTGACAA GTACCCCGAGAAGGGTCTGGATGACAACTACTGCCGCAACCCGGACAGTTCTGAGCGGCCCTGGTGCTACACCACT GACCCGGCGCTGGAGCGTGAGTTCTGCCGG ATCCGTGTCTGCA AGAAACGCCCGCGACCCATCAATGTCACCACCGGCTGCTACAGGGGCAAAGGCGAAGGCTACCGAGGCCGAGTGAACGTCACCATGTCGGGCATCCCCTGCCAGCGCTGGGACGCGCAGACGCCCCACCGGCACCACTTCGTGCCCAGCAAGTACCCCTGCAA GGACCTGCAGGAGAACTACTGCCGCAACCCCGATGGCTCAGAGGCCCCGTGGTGCTTCACCACCCGCCCCGGCATGCGTGTCGCCTTCTGCTTCCACATCCGCCGCTGTGATGATGAGCTGGACGCAAAAG AGTGCTACCACGGCCACGGTGAGCAGTATCATGGCCACGTCAGTAAGACGCGCAAGGGCATCACGTGCCAGAAGTGGGATGCCACGACACCTCATGTGCCACA GATGTCGCCCACCACCCACCCCGAGGCGCACCTGGAGGAGAACTACTGCCGCAACCCCGACAACGACAGCCACGGCCCCTGGTGCTACACCATGGATCCACGCACACCCTTTGACTACTGCGCCATCAAGCCCTGCT ctggcagcactgtgccatCTGTCCTGGAGAGTGCAG ATGCAGTAAAATTTGAGGAGTGTGGCCAGCGGGACgagaggctgcagcagaagcagcgTGTGGTGGGCGGGATGCCTGGCAACTCGCCGTGGACCGTCAGCATCCGCAACCG GGCCGGCTTGCACTTCTGCGGTGGGTCGCTGGTGAAGGAGCAGTGGGTGATCAGCACACGGCAGTGCTTCTCCTCCTG TGATGCGGACCTGTCAGGCTATGAGGTGCACCTGGGGACGCTGTTCAAGGACCCCAGCCCCACCGACCCCGACCTGCAGGCCATCCCCATTGTACGCATCATCTGCGGCCCCTCTGAGTCCCACCTGGTGCTGTTGAAGCTGGCGAG GCCAGCTGTGCTGAACAAGCGTGTGGCCCTGATCTGCCTGCCGCCTGAGCGCTATGTTGTGCCTGCTGGCACCACCTGTGAGATTGCTGGCTTTGGGGAAACCAGAG GCACAACGGATGGCCACGTGCTGAATGTGGCAAAGCTGCCAGTGATGGCACATGCTGAATGCCAGGCAAAGCTGCGTGGGCGCCTAAAGGAGAGCGAGCTGTGCACAGCCCCGCTGCATGCTGGTGTGGGTGCCTGTGAG GGAGATTATGGGGGGCCCCTGGCCTGTCTGACCGCCGACTGCTGGGTGCTGGAGGGGGTGATCACCCCATCCCGTGTCTGTGCCCGCACCGACCAGCCTGCCCTCTTCATCCGCGTCTCACTCTATGTCGACTGGATCCACAAGGTTATGAGGATGGTGTGA